The Chitinophagaceae bacterium genome window below encodes:
- a CDS encoding glycosyltransferase gives MIKIPNTYPFFPDMPAALSSKKVLSVGHFNDAKRRDLLIEAWAHVHKIHTDWQLQIVGDGPEKERCIKMINDLGLNQSISIIDPTDQIEDYYLNSSVFVLSSEFESFSLVLLEAKIAGLPCVSFDIVCGPNELINEAEDGFLVPFPNTKYMSEKICTLIEDLDLRKKMGASGRVDAIKRYNPETIYQDWDNFLTTN, from the coding sequence GTGATAAAGATTCCAAACACATATCCATTTTTCCCAGATATGCCTGCGGCATTAAGTTCAAAAAAAGTACTTAGTGTTGGACACTTTAATGATGCCAAGAGAAGAGATCTGCTTATTGAAGCCTGGGCTCATGTACACAAGATTCATACTGACTGGCAACTTCAGATTGTTGGGGACGGACCTGAGAAAGAAAGATGTATAAAAATGATCAATGATCTTGGGCTAAACCAGTCGATCAGTATTATTGACCCAACCGATCAAATTGAAGATTATTATTTAAACTCATCTGTTTTTGTTCTTTCGTCTGAGTTTGAATCATTTTCATTGGTGCTGCTGGAAGCTAAAATTGCCGGCCTGCCCTGTGTCAGCTTTGATATCGTTTGCGGCCCGAATGAACTGATTAATGAAGCAGAGGATGGGTTCCTGGTGCCTTTCCCAAACACAAAATACATGTCCGAAAAGATATGTACATTGATAGAAGATTTGGATTTACGAAAAAAAATGGGAGCCTCCGGAAGGGTTGATGCAATTAAAAGATATAATCCTGAAACAATTTATCAGGATTGGGACAATTTTTTAACCACTAACTAA
- a CDS encoding glycosyltransferase: MNQNEPVISFIIISYNSAEFILETLNSAKHQTYQNIELIISDDNSSDETIPICEKWLSENNSRFVRTEIVKSIKNTGTSANLNRGMAASTGKWIKFLAGDDYLYPNCIETFIAQANTNPEIKFIFSNTTTNGEETENNKLLRFFSLANKEQYRELLKNSILPAPTCFINREVLENLNGFDERFKLLEDYPFFLKASKSGVRFFHINKPLVFYRVHETNISLQQKLNLNYIDDVRRFFKIIYLKELLNKRLFIHFSHYSLQYLLLKLATLGIIRSLNTYNSLLNWLSFLNWKLRFEKLLTRQ; the protein is encoded by the coding sequence ATGAATCAAAATGAACCTGTCATATCATTTATAATTATTAGCTATAATTCAGCTGAATTTATTCTTGAAACACTAAATTCAGCTAAGCATCAAACATATCAGAATATAGAATTAATTATTTCAGATGATAACTCATCAGATGAAACAATACCTATTTGTGAAAAATGGCTGTCAGAAAATAACAGCAGGTTTGTCAGAACAGAAATTGTAAAATCAATAAAAAATACAGGCACTTCTGCAAACCTCAACAGAGGAATGGCTGCATCTACCGGTAAATGGATAAAATTTCTTGCGGGCGATGATTACTTATACCCAAATTGTATTGAAACCTTTATAGCACAGGCAAATACCAACCCTGAAATAAAATTTATTTTCTCAAATACCACCACAAATGGCGAAGAAACTGAAAACAATAAATTGCTGCGCTTTTTTTCGCTGGCAAACAAAGAGCAGTACAGGGAACTGCTGAAAAACAGCATTCTTCCTGCACCAACCTGCTTTATAAACAGGGAAGTTTTAGAAAATCTGAATGGCTTTGATGAACGCTTTAAATTGCTGGAGGACTATCCTTTTTTCTTAAAAGCATCAAAATCGGGTGTCAGATTTTTTCATATCAATAAACCACTTGTATTTTACCGTGTGCATGAAACCAATATTTCATTACAACAAAAACTTAACCTGAATTATATTGATGATGTGAGGCGTTTCTTTAAAATTATTTATTTAAAGGAATTACTGAATAAAAGACTTTTTATTCATTTTTCGCATTACTCTCTTCAATACCTCTTGTTGAAATTAGCAACTTTAGGTATAATCAGGAGTCTAAACACTTATAATTCACTTCTAAACTGGTTGAGCTTTTTAAACTGGAAATTACGTTTTGAGAAATTACTGACTAGGCAATGA
- a CDS encoding O-antigen translocase, with the protein MEKSNSYKQIVKATGIFGGVQFVNIILSIIRSKFVAVLLGTGGVGLMGLFTATTNMIASISNLGIGFSAVRTISESSALKDETLLSRTIITLKRWVNFTGMAGAFITLALSQKLSEWTFGSEKYTWAFIWLSVTLLLQALTSGQLALLQGLRKLKQLAKANVLGSFLGLCLSLPLYYFFKIEGIVPAIIITACINLILSWYFSRAIIVEKTEISLKQSFKDGIDMAKLGSVVMITGFASAGVMYLIRMYVGRTGGLEQVGLYAAAWAILSGYVDMVFTAMGTDYFPRLSEVNSDNQKIKKLVNEQAEMAVLILGPILLLMFSSLPILVKILLTNSFLPVIGLIQWALIGILFKAGSWSVAFILLAKGDRKLYFISEMISNVITLGSSILLYHFFKLNGLGIAFLVSYVLYLTLVFFIAKIKYNFAFDKAFLKLFLIQFILTSAAFAVVLNYAYPIAYIPSIFLLTISSFYSYSELKKRIDIPAILTSVKSKFSK; encoded by the coding sequence ATGGAAAAATCGAACTCATATAAACAAATTGTGAAAGCCACCGGCATTTTTGGCGGGGTGCAGTTTGTAAATATAATACTGAGTATAATACGATCGAAGTTCGTAGCTGTATTACTGGGTACTGGTGGTGTTGGCCTGATGGGTTTATTTACTGCAACAACTAACATGATTGCCTCCATTTCAAATCTTGGGATTGGGTTCAGTGCAGTGAGAACTATATCAGAGTCATCAGCACTGAAGGATGAAACGTTGCTGAGCAGAACAATTATAACACTGAAAAGATGGGTAAATTTTACAGGAATGGCAGGTGCCTTTATAACTCTTGCGCTATCACAAAAACTAAGTGAGTGGACTTTTGGAAGTGAGAAATATACATGGGCGTTTATATGGTTATCTGTAACACTATTGCTGCAAGCCTTAACAAGTGGCCAATTAGCATTATTGCAAGGCTTACGAAAACTGAAGCAACTTGCCAAAGCTAATGTATTAGGCTCCTTTCTTGGCCTTTGCTTATCGCTCCCGCTCTATTACTTTTTTAAAATAGAAGGGATTGTTCCTGCAATTATAATTACTGCTTGTATTAACTTAATTCTCTCCTGGTATTTTAGCCGGGCTATTATAGTTGAGAAAACAGAAATTTCACTTAAGCAGTCTTTTAAGGATGGAATTGATATGGCCAAATTGGGCAGTGTTGTAATGATAACCGGCTTTGCATCGGCTGGTGTAATGTATTTAATCAGAATGTATGTAGGCAGAACCGGCGGCCTGGAACAGGTTGGCTTATACGCTGCCGCATGGGCCATCCTCAGTGGATATGTAGACATGGTGTTTACAGCGATGGGAACTGATTATTTCCCCCGCCTATCTGAAGTTAATTCCGATAACCAGAAAATAAAAAAACTGGTAAATGAACAGGCTGAAATGGCTGTTTTAATTTTAGGGCCTATCCTGTTATTAATGTTTTCTTCACTGCCGATTCTGGTTAAAATACTTCTTACTAATAGTTTCTTACCAGTGATTGGCCTCATTCAATGGGCTTTGATTGGGATTCTGTTTAAAGCGGGATCATGGTCAGTAGCTTTTATTTTACTGGCTAAAGGGGATCGGAAGCTGTATTTTATTTCAGAAATGATCTCAAATGTAATAACACTGGGCAGCAGTATATTACTCTATCACTTTTTTAAATTGAATGGCCTGGGAATTGCTTTTTTAGTAAGTTATGTTCTTTACCTGACGCTGGTATTTTTCATTGCCAAAATAAAATACAATTTTGCATTTGATAAAGCTTTTCTAAAGCTCTTTCTGATTCAGTTTATTCTTACATCTGCAGCTTTTGCTGTAGTATTAAATTATGCATATCCAATTGCATATATTCCATCTATATTCCTGTTAACAATCTCTTCTTTTTATTCCTACTCAGAACTGAAAAAAAGAATTGATATACCCGCTATTCTAACAAGTGTAAAATCGAAATTCAGCAAATGA
- a CDS encoding glycosyltransferase, protein MRILWITHDPIRTTIEQGQSSSGFWKESLLKLLKAETGNRIIVAFPGKEKKIIAADTYNFRYPAKKVYHSLSSETEADLQWIITECRPDLIHIHGTEIPYGLLTNKITTPVVISLQGFISEWYNSVLGDIALPMWKKEKTLKEYILRNGFVDMHCQWFLNAACEKETVRANKYFIGRTQFDKNFVLKNNSQAVYFSGNELLRDEFYTATWNLQKIKRYSIYTSSFTNPVKGFHVLLQAISFLVKEFPELKVTVPGKLTSKMTGKISGNAYFRMIQEIIDTNQLQNHINFSGKLEGKEIASILQQTHLFALPSFMENSSNALGEAQIIGVPSVVSNCGGTPDIISDGENGLVFRRGDAYELAMQIRQIFLNDHLAEKLSTGARENGSAFHSRSKILSQYSSTYQNILTLENSI, encoded by the coding sequence ATGCGAATACTCTGGATTACACATGATCCCATCAGGACAACGATAGAACAGGGCCAGTCTTCAAGTGGTTTCTGGAAAGAGTCTTTGCTTAAACTCCTGAAAGCTGAAACAGGTAACCGCATTATTGTTGCCTTCCCGGGTAAAGAGAAAAAAATAATCGCTGCTGATACATACAATTTCAGGTATCCGGCAAAAAAAGTGTACCATAGCCTGTCATCTGAAACAGAAGCTGACTTGCAGTGGATCATTACTGAGTGCAGGCCTGATTTAATTCATATCCATGGAACTGAAATACCCTACGGGTTACTAACAAATAAAATAACGACCCCGGTAGTTATTTCTTTACAGGGATTTATTTCGGAATGGTATAATTCAGTTTTGGGTGATATAGCATTGCCTATGTGGAAAAAAGAAAAGACGCTGAAAGAGTATATACTGAGAAACGGGTTTGTTGATATGCATTGTCAATGGTTTCTGAACGCTGCATGTGAAAAAGAAACGGTAAGGGCCAATAAGTATTTTATAGGCCGAACTCAATTTGATAAAAATTTTGTATTAAAAAACAACAGTCAAGCTGTTTATTTTTCCGGGAATGAATTACTTCGTGATGAATTCTATACTGCTACCTGGAACCTGCAGAAAATTAAAAGATACAGCATTTACACAAGCTCTTTCACAAATCCTGTAAAGGGTTTTCATGTTTTATTGCAAGCTATTAGTTTTCTGGTTAAAGAATTCCCTGAGCTGAAAGTAACTGTGCCCGGTAAACTGACTTCAAAAATGACCGGTAAAATTTCTGGAAATGCTTATTTCAGAATGATTCAGGAAATTATCGATACAAATCAATTACAAAATCATATTAACTTTTCCGGAAAACTGGAAGGAAAAGAAATTGCGTCCATTTTACAGCAAACACATCTTTTTGCACTGCCCTCCTTTATGGAAAACAGTTCAAATGCATTAGGGGAAGCACAGATAATTGGGGTTCCAAGTGTAGTATCAAATTGCGGAGGAACACCGGATATAATTTCTGATGGCGAAAACGGATTAGTTTTCAGAAGAGGCGATGCATATGAATTAGCCATGCAGATACGGCAGATTTTCCTGAATGATCATCTTGCAGAAAAGTTGTCAACCGGCGCCAGGGAGAATGGATCGGCATTTCACAGCCGGAGTAAAATTTTGTCGCAATATTCATCAACATATCAAAATATCTTAACCCTTGAAAATTCTATTTAG